A genomic stretch from Silurus meridionalis isolate SWU-2019-XX chromosome 1, ASM1480568v1, whole genome shotgun sequence includes:
- the LOC124388167 gene encoding uncharacterized protein LOC124388167 isoform X1, whose amino-acid sequence MKTFIFKRSIWCFILSSVLRRTSASMSCPENHVIWRSGHVQAYLHPSPWTPGATIVTHNPPKYPSSLFHLPESSFLSLFQGAQVVGDLLCKRLCVQRCALVHRPDCDDGTPAHLLLLPLHGLEDTWRPHLAPEEDFQLNDPGYITSKSGPRWTDINLVAVKDRIREKLLSPDAPLDYTFLGEPTHPGLFSRIVRGEEKQWRVWEDKGHIAFLTPFPNTPGLTVVIPRKPLTSDILRLEDGDYTDFLLATRKVARLLEEALGAWGVGVIFEGFEIDYAHAKMIPLVSSPGNVTQRAVCSVPEFYDVYPGFVSSANGPPASSEHLRQIHDKITQMS is encoded by the exons ATGAAGACTTTCATATTCAAAAGATCGATTTGGTGTTTTATACTCAGCAGTGTTTTACGGAG AACATCAGCCAGCATGTCCTGTCCCGAGAACCACGTGATTTGGAGATCAGGACATGTTCAGGCGTACCTGCATCCTTCTCCCTGGACACCAGGGGCCACTATTGTGACCCACAATCCCCCTAAATACCCAAGCAGCCTCTTCCACCTCCCCGAATCCTCGTTCCTGAGTCTTTTCCAAGGTGCCCAGGTAGTCGGAGATCTCCTCTGCAAGCGCCTCTGCGTCCAGCGCTGTGCTCTCGTGCACAGACCTGATTGTGACGATGGCACACCTGCACATCTGCTGCTTCTTCCTCTTCATGGCTTGGAGGACACATGGAGGCCGCATCTCGCCCCTGAGGAAGACTTTCAGCTTAACGATCCCGGGTACATAACGTCCAAAAGCGGTCCACGATGGACTGATATTAACCTGGTAGCTGTTAAAGATCGGATTCGGGAAAAGCTTCTTTCACCGGACGCCCCTCTTGATTACACGTTCCTCGGAGAACCGACGCACCCAGGATTGTTTTCTCGTATCGTACGAGGAGAGGAGAAGCAGTGGAGGGTTTGGGAGGACAAAGGTCACATTGCTTTTCTCACACCCTTCCCTAACACTCCAGGTCTCACAGTGGTGATTCCACGCAAACCTCTCACCAGTGACATCCTTCGTCTAGAGGACGGGGATTATACTGACTTTTTGCTGGCAACCCGGAAGGTTGCGAGGCTCTTGGAGGAAGCGCTGGGAGCATGGGGAGTAGGGGTGATATTTGAGGGGTTTGAGATTGACTACGCTCACGCTAAAATGATTCCTCTGGTTTCATCACCGGGGAATGTGACACAGAGAGCTGTGTGTTCAGTACCAGAGTTTTATGATGTGTATCCAGGGTTTGTGAGCTCAGCTAATGGACCCCCAGCCAGTTCTGAACATTTAAGACAAATACAtgacaaaatcacacaaatgtCATAG
- the atf4a gene encoding cyclic AMP-dependent transcription factor ATF-4, producing the protein MTLSSQMCMEDMGTLFLESSTLMADPFGPLLDEDEERALSEGSSSPLSSSSYSDSYSSSPFSSPSVLDPLGCKGGCDVPLPWLSASEQINAHIGAEQREGDAFSGMDWMTEKIDLSDFDLDSLIGSCDLDEPPSSPEELLASLESQMDLDLPLLPFPSASTPVSEVLNLPSFPLDLPIESDVHPEPVSVEIKSEPVSPSPSPVFTLELGSEVDISISELEKTVPKAGVDNQAPSIVLSLSPAHIVVVLTTKEEPSNPNNSSDQSDSGFESVSGSPPRVQSPVPSPKSAGVSRTKPYSKTDPDAVMNVGKVKTVSGTTKQTKPVEKKLKKMEQNKTAATRYRQKKRVEQENLTVECAELEKRNRELEDKADSISREIQYLKDLIEEVRSAKNRKNKSKATSS; encoded by the exons ATGACACTGAGCTCACAGATGTGCATGGAAGATATGGGGACCCTGTTCTTGGAGTCCTCGACTCTGATGGCTGACCCCTTTGGGCCCCTTCTGGACGAAGATGAAGAGAGAGCTCTTTCTGAGGGGTCTTCGTCgcccctctcctcctcttcatatTCCGATTCTTACTCTTCCTCCCCGTTTTCTTCCCCCTCTGTCCTCGATCCTCTAGGATGTAAAGGCGGGTGTGATGTGCCGCTCCCCTGGCTGTCTGCCAGTGAGCAGATCAATGCTCACATTGGGGCAGAACAGAGAGAAG gggATGCATTTTCAGGCATGGACTGGATGACTGAGAAGATTGACCTCAGTGATTTTGACCTGGACTCGCTTATCGGGTCCTGCGATTTGGATGAGCCTCCTAGCTCTCCAGAAGAGCTCTTGGCATCCCTGGAGTCCCAAATGGATCTGGACCTGCCTCTGCTCCCATTCCCATCAGCATCCACACCTGTTTCAGAAGTGCTCAACCTGCCTTCTTTCCCTCTAGATCTGCCCATTGAGTCAGATGTGCACCCTGAGCCTGTTTCTGTTGAAATCAAATCTGAGCCagtctctccatctccatctcctgtATTTACTCTAGAGTTGGGCAGTGAAGTAGACATCTCCATCTCGGAGCTGGAGAAAACGGTACCCAAGGCCGGTGTTGATAACCAGGCCCCAAGTATTGTGCTTTCCCTCTCCCCTGCCCACATAGTGGTGGTTCTCACTACCAAAGAAGAGCCAAGCAATCCAAACAATTCTTCAGACCAATCTGACAGTGGTTTTGAATCGGTATCCGGTTCTCCTCCTCGTGTCCAGAGTCCTGTTCCATCTCCCAAATCTGCAGGTGTTTCCAGAACCAAGCCCTATTCTAAAACTGATCCCGATGCAGTCATGAATGTTGGCAAAGTAAAGACTGTATCAGGAACGACCAAGCAGACAAAACCAGTAGAGAAGAAATTGAAGAAAATGGAGCAGAATAAGACGGCAGCTACCCGCTACAGGCAGAAGAAACGGGTGGAGCAGGAGAACTTGACTGTTGAGTGTGCCGAGTTGGAGAAGAGAAACCGAGAGCTGGAAGACAAGGCAGACTCGATCAGCCGGGAGATCCAGTATCTAAAGGATCTCATTGAGGAAGTCCGGTCAGCAAAGAACCGAAAAAACAAGTCCAAGGCAACCTCTTCATAA
- the LOC124392687 gene encoding P2Y purinoceptor 1-like, giving the protein MNDTSKLPPNITALGWRQPLWYQYDECAVAPYAFVFYFIVKVFNLALGFPSNILVMWHIATCKSESSTSDTFIFNLAALDAFFCLMTPVELLNRLYLDHWGVWYLQRFAYGVKDMAPLFLTCICLDRYIAVVHPIVFTNIRDNRIRTGISAIVWALLLAYSLAKSILGVLSVTEVFSSLILSAFFIMVFCNISIIWVLRRSVAGKEVMNPVKKKAFKTVLILLAIIVVNYLPPVALMPFASTYTFFQLVCQISVAVFSIMDLSSTIEPILYIYKMDRLNPCSCLKGPAKKPVNASM; this is encoded by the coding sequence ATGAATGATACCTCTAAACTACCCCCAAACATTACGGCTCTTGGTTGGCGTCAACCGCTGTGGTACCAGTATGATGAGTGTGCCGTGGCTCCGTATGCCTTCGTCTTTTACTTTATTGTCAAAGTTTTCAACCTGGCCTTGGGTTTCCCCTCCAACATTCTGGTGATGTGGCACATCGCAACGTGCAAAAGTGAAAGCTCCACATCCGACACCTTTATCTTCAACCTCGCTGCACTGGACGCCTTTTTCTGCTTGATGACACCTGTGGAACTTCTAAACCGCTTGTACCTGGACCACTGGGGTGTCTGGTATTTACAACGGTTTGCCTACGGTGTGAAAGACATGGCACCTTTGTTCCTCACCTGCATCTGCTTGGACAGGTATATCGCCGTGGTGCATCCTATCGTGTTCACAAACATCCGCGATAATCGCATAAGGACGGGTATTTCCGCAATTGTATGGGCGCTGCTCTTGGCCTATTCGCTCGCCAAGAGCATTTTAGGAGTACTGAGCGTGACCGAGGTTTTCAGCAGCCTCATCCTGTCGGCCTTCTTTATCATGGTTTTCTGCAACATATCCATCATCTGGGTGCTGCGAAGGAGTGTCGCCGGCAAAGAGGTCATGAACCCCGTGAAGAAGAAAGCCTTTAAAACAGTACTCATCCTGCTGGCTATCATCGTGGTAAACTATTTGCCCCCCGTGGCGCTCATGCCGTTTGCCTCGACCTACACGTTCTTCCAGCTGGTCTGCCAAATCAGCGTTGCCGTCTTCTCTATCATGGATTTGAGCAGCACCATCGAGCCAATACTTTACATCTACAAGATGGACAGGCTGAACCCATGCTCCTGCCTGAAGGGACCAGCTAAGAAACCAGTCAACGCCAGCATGTAA
- the LOC124388167 gene encoding uncharacterized protein LOC124388167 isoform X2, translated as MSCPENHVIWRSGHVQAYLHPSPWTPGATIVTHNPPKYPSSLFHLPESSFLSLFQGAQVVGDLLCKRLCVQRCALVHRPDCDDGTPAHLLLLPLHGLEDTWRPHLAPEEDFQLNDPGYITSKSGPRWTDINLVAVKDRIREKLLSPDAPLDYTFLGEPTHPGLFSRIVRGEEKQWRVWEDKGHIAFLTPFPNTPGLTVVIPRKPLTSDILRLEDGDYTDFLLATRKVARLLEEALGAWGVGVIFEGFEIDYAHAKMIPLVSSPGNVTQRAVCSVPEFYDVYPGFVSSANGPPASSEHLRQIHDKITQMS; from the coding sequence ATGTCCTGTCCCGAGAACCACGTGATTTGGAGATCAGGACATGTTCAGGCGTACCTGCATCCTTCTCCCTGGACACCAGGGGCCACTATTGTGACCCACAATCCCCCTAAATACCCAAGCAGCCTCTTCCACCTCCCCGAATCCTCGTTCCTGAGTCTTTTCCAAGGTGCCCAGGTAGTCGGAGATCTCCTCTGCAAGCGCCTCTGCGTCCAGCGCTGTGCTCTCGTGCACAGACCTGATTGTGACGATGGCACACCTGCACATCTGCTGCTTCTTCCTCTTCATGGCTTGGAGGACACATGGAGGCCGCATCTCGCCCCTGAGGAAGACTTTCAGCTTAACGATCCCGGGTACATAACGTCCAAAAGCGGTCCACGATGGACTGATATTAACCTGGTAGCTGTTAAAGATCGGATTCGGGAAAAGCTTCTTTCACCGGACGCCCCTCTTGATTACACGTTCCTCGGAGAACCGACGCACCCAGGATTGTTTTCTCGTATCGTACGAGGAGAGGAGAAGCAGTGGAGGGTTTGGGAGGACAAAGGTCACATTGCTTTTCTCACACCCTTCCCTAACACTCCAGGTCTCACAGTGGTGATTCCACGCAAACCTCTCACCAGTGACATCCTTCGTCTAGAGGACGGGGATTATACTGACTTTTTGCTGGCAACCCGGAAGGTTGCGAGGCTCTTGGAGGAAGCGCTGGGAGCATGGGGAGTAGGGGTGATATTTGAGGGGTTTGAGATTGACTACGCTCACGCTAAAATGATTCCTCTGGTTTCATCACCGGGGAATGTGACACAGAGAGCTGTGTGTTCAGTACCAGAGTTTTATGATGTGTATCCAGGGTTTGTGAGCTCAGCTAATGGACCCCCAGCCAGTTCTGAACATTTAAGACAAATACAtgacaaaatcacacaaatgtCATAG
- the LOC124389176 gene encoding uncharacterized protein LOC124389176, which yields MSKHIDLAEKPPLDESIISRIIKIGGQALPGMVRSRSIPKSDQHIEREELSVQDDDADFMEWWLSEKTWKEFEDPGAEKDDAESLKKKAENLKKALYVYTYLLRERGTILQGHVKELEKVAKNTDNKVKTANITGVTVGVLGLAAAVISIKFAPLSRGASFTVAALGFGVASFTASIFNNLDMDVDSMKLKMIFEDFTQIEEIEKCLIFISTHVECLKRYDLSTLKEVSWKTEKVVRMAHIFGDCVKVISAVSKCSGLIHGFMMGMKTNFGGDDSKQLGAKSRFAMQIRVITKQMEAVLDALMVFQTEVESADM from the exons ATGTCAAAG CACATTGATCTCGCTGAGAAGCCACCACTAGATGAATCCATAATCAGCAGGATTATCAAAATAGGTGGCCAAGCCCTACCTGGCATGGTGCGTTCCCGCTCCATTCCTAAATCTGACCAACACATCGAAAGAGAAGAGCTCAGTGTGCAG GACGACGATGCAGATTTCATGGAATGGTGGCTGTCAGAGAAAA CCTGGAAGGAATTTGAAGATCCTGGTGCAGAGAAAGATGATGCAGA atccctaaaaaagaaagcagaaaatctgaaaaaagcTCTTTATGTGTATACTTACCTCCTCCGTGAACGAGGAACAATTCTGCAGGGTCACGTTAAAGAACTAGAGAAAGTGGCCAAAAATACTGACAATAAGGTGAAGACTGCAAATATTACTGGGGTAACTGTTGGGGTTCTAGGACTGGCAGCTGCTGTCATAAGTATTAAATTTGCCCCATTGTCCAGGGGGGCTTCATTTACAGTGGCAGCACTTGGGTTTGGAGTTGCATCATTCACAGCTTCCATCTTCAACAACCTCGATATGGATGTGGACAGCATGAAACTAAAGATGATCTTCGAAGACTTTACCCAGATAGAGGAAATTGAGAAGTGTCTAATATTTATCAGCACTCATGTGGAATGTTTGAAGAGATATGACTTGTCCACATTGAAGGAAGTGAGTTGGAAAACAGAAAAGGTTGTAAGAATGGCACATATTTTTGGAGACTGTGTCAAAGTGATCAGTGCAGTCAGTAAGTGCTCAGGTCTGATCCACGGCTTCATGATGGGCATGAAAACAAACTTCGGCGGAGATGACAGCAAGCAGCTGGGCGCCAAATCCAGATTTGCCATGCAAATCCGTGTAATAACAAAGCAGATGGAAGCAGTCCTTGATGCACTGATGGTGTTTCAAACAGAGGTGGAATCTGCAGATATGTAG